The Colletotrichum destructivum chromosome 8, complete sequence genome includes the window GATTTCTTCACGACGGGCTAGCCCTTCTTCACGCCATCACCTGGAGATTGGAACTGAAGAAGCCCTTTCACACAACAACGCCCATCCCAGAttccgacggcggcggcattgtCCTCCGATCGCATTTTGACGAGCTTGGTTCCGTAGAGCTCCAAAGCGCCACCATGGAGCAGTGGGGACGCGAAGCCGTGTTCTGCCACAACGATCTCACCCCCCGCAACATCATCCTCTGGCCAcgcaacgccgacgacagGACTCGGGCGCCCGATTACGAGCTCTCCGCCATCGTTGACTGGGAGCTTTCGGGTTTATACCCCGCCTCGTACGAGCTGAGCCTTCAGAATACCTACctcagcggcggcaaccGTCTGGTGTCCTTCTATCTGCTCCTCAAGCGACAGATGGGGAACCTGGTACCCGTCTCCGCGGCCCAAGTCTCCCTGCTGCAGGCCATGAAAGTCCTGTCCGAGTCCCGGCAGCGAAGGCTGGCGGAGGGCTCCAACATCCCGGCGCACATTCGCGAGAGATTCATTCAGAGGTTACAGTTGCGCCGGCACGAGGATCCTTACTTTGGATGGGTACCAAAGAACCAGGGAGCGGCACCGCCTGAGTTCTCCCGCGTGGACGCCCAGAGACTCGAGGACGATGTGGTTGCCGAGATGGTCGCGCGGAGGCGGTCGAAAGTAGCCCGATGACGTGATGTTTTGGGGTTGGCCGGACGCAAGATGGGTAAATATTAGAATGAATAGGACATTGCCATACTGAGTGTATGGAAATCGTACCAACAGGTAGTAAAAGTAAGTTTAAACGCGTCTCGCGTCTGGTTCATTGTGAGCTTGT containing:
- a CDS encoding Putative aminoglycoside phosphotransferase, protein kinase-like domain superfamily; this translates as MDSRNIAPDQVLLNHIFPDQPQASSSIILQNWDKCMCKASFPNSPEPCRPRVVRLEVIRQDEKATQFNIVSAMHKIAADAIHDLVPATFQIGVASNGEGRRLRFCIMDFAEGVTLEEVWEQMNSENQQSVVAALVEALRKLHSMRLSDDRVRDILRREMDEQDVEAFQKAVMGGPSTGFLHDGLALLHAITWRLELKKPFHTTTPIPDSDGGGIVLRSHFDELGSVELQSATMEQWGREAVFCHNDLTPRNIILWPRNADDRTRAPDYELSAIVDWELSGLYPASYELSLQNTYLSGGNRLVSFYLLLKRQMGNLVPVSAAQVSLLQAMKVLSESRQRRLAEGSNIPAHIRERFIQRLQLRRHEDPYFGWVPKNQGAAPPEFSRVDAQRLEDDVVAEMVARRRSKVAR